CGGCACGTTCCGGATGGAGTGGCCGCCGCGCTCGGGACGGCTCCAGGAGTTCCCGGAGCTGGACCGGGTGGCGTGGTTCGACCTCGACCGGGCCCGCGCGCTGATCGTCAAGGCGCAGGCGGCGTTTCTCGACCGGCTGGCTGAGCACTCGCCCTGAGGAGACGCTCCCGCGTTGCGGTCCCCACCGTCGCGCGGGAAGGTCGAGACACAGCCCGCTCCGAGGGAGGTCAGCCATGCCCATCGCAACGGTGAACCCGGCGAACGGCGAGACGCTCAAGACGTACGAGGCCATGGGCGAGGAGGAGATCGAGCGTCGGCTCCAGCTCGCGGAGGCCACGTTCCGCACGTACCGGACGACGACCTTCGACGAGCGCGCCCGGCTGCTGCACCGGGCCGCCGACCTCCTCGAAGAGGACCAGCAGGACATCGCCCGCGTGATGACCACCGAGATGGGCAAGCCGGTCCAGCAGGCCCGGGCCGAGGCGGTGAAGTGCGCCAAGGCGATGCGCTGGTACGCCGACCACGCCCGGGAACTGCTCGCCGACGAGGAGCCCGCCGACTCCGACGTGAAGGACTCCGGAGCCTCACGGGTACGGGTGCGCTACCGTCCGCTCGGCCCGGTGCTCGCGGTGATGCCGTGGAACTTCCCGCTGTGGCAGGTGGTCCGTTTCGCCGCACCCGCGCTGATGGCGGGCAATGTGGGCCTGCTCAAGCACGCCTCCAACGTCCCGCAGACCGCCCTGTACCTGGAGGACCTCTTCCACCGGGCGGGCTTCACCGAGGGCACCTTCCAGACCCTGCTGATCGGTTCCGCCGCGGTCGACGAGATCCTGCGCGACGAGCGGGTCAAGGCCGCCACTCTCACCGGCAGCGAGCCCGCGGGCCGCGCGGTCGCCTCCACCGCCGGAGAGATGATCAAGAAGACGGTGCTGGAGCTGGGCGGCAGCGACCCGTTCGTCGTCATGCCCTCCGCCGACATCGACCGGGCCGCGAAGGTCGCGGTGACCGCCCGCGTACAGAACACCGGGCAGTCCTGCATCGCCGCGAAGCGGTTCATCGTGCACACGGACGTCTACGACGCCTTCGCCGAGCGGTTCGCCGCGGGCATGAAGGCGCTGAGGGTCGGCGACCCGATGTCCGACGACACCGAGGTCGGGCCGCTCTCCAGCGAGCAGGGACTGAGCGATCTGGAGGAACTGGTCGACGACGCGGTGCGCAGCGGAGCGCAGGTGCTGTGCGGTGGCGAACGGCCGGACGGGCCGGGCTGGTACTACAGGCCGACGATCCTCGCCGGCATCACCCGCGAGATGCGGATCCACCGGGAGGAGGCCTTCGGACCGGTCGCCACGCTGTACCGGGCGGCCGACCTGGACGAGGCCGTACTGATCGCGAACGACTCGCCGTTCGGACTGAGTTCGAACGTGTGGACGCGGGACGAGGGAGAGGTCGACCGGTTCGTCAGGGATCTGGAGGCCGGCGGGGTGTTCTTCAACGGCATGACGGCGTCCCATCCGGCGTTCCCGTTCGGCGGTGTGAAGCGGTCCGGGTACGGGCGTGAGCTGTCCGGGCAGGGAATCCGCGAGTTCTGCAACATCACCACTGTTTGGCATGGTGCGTGAGTGTTGCGGGGCTACGATCCCGTCTGTGAACCGCGAAGTGACTCTGCCTCTGATCGTCGACGACCGCGGGACCTTGCAGGTGGCTGCCGCGGATGTCAGCAAGCTCCTGCGGACGGTGGGGGGCCGATGGGTGCGGCTGGTGGAAAGCGGGGAATCAGGGCTGGACGAGGACACGGTCGCCGAGTTGGCCATTGAGCTGGCGAAGCTGGCCGACCGGATCGATGTGGCCTGTATCGCGCACAGCAGTGGGGGTGCGACCTGAGTCGTGCGGGTGCGGGTGTGTGGGGGC
This is a stretch of genomic DNA from Streptomyces hawaiiensis. It encodes these proteins:
- a CDS encoding DUF6213 family protein: MNREVTLPLIVDDRGTLQVAAADVSKLLRTVGGRWVRLVESGESGLDEDTVAELAIELAKLADRIDVACIAHSSGGAT
- a CDS encoding NADP-dependent succinic semialdehyde dehydrogenase; the encoded protein is MPIATVNPANGETLKTYEAMGEEEIERRLQLAEATFRTYRTTTFDERARLLHRAADLLEEDQQDIARVMTTEMGKPVQQARAEAVKCAKAMRWYADHARELLADEEPADSDVKDSGASRVRVRYRPLGPVLAVMPWNFPLWQVVRFAAPALMAGNVGLLKHASNVPQTALYLEDLFHRAGFTEGTFQTLLIGSAAVDEILRDERVKAATLTGSEPAGRAVASTAGEMIKKTVLELGGSDPFVVMPSADIDRAAKVAVTARVQNTGQSCIAAKRFIVHTDVYDAFAERFAAGMKALRVGDPMSDDTEVGPLSSEQGLSDLEELVDDAVRSGAQVLCGGERPDGPGWYYRPTILAGITREMRIHREEAFGPVATLYRAADLDEAVLIANDSPFGLSSNVWTRDEGEVDRFVRDLEAGGVFFNGMTASHPAFPFGGVKRSGYGRELSGQGIREFCNITTVWHGA